A part of Streptantibioticus cattleyicolor NRRL 8057 = DSM 46488 genomic DNA contains:
- a CDS encoding nucleoside deaminase, translated as MGHKEFLTEAVRLATEAVERGWGGPFGAVITRDGEIVARGQNRVLLTGDPTAHAEVEAIREAARRLTPHAPTISAEHRDEGTLACVPRPEGSDDPLPRRARMLKGCALYVSGAPCPMCMSAAYWARLDAVYFSCGFEATREIGFDDAFQYEDFQKPLDERRIRIEQIHPELGATAYAAWSRKPDRHPY; from the coding sequence ATGGGTCACAAGGAATTCCTGACCGAGGCGGTACGGCTGGCGACCGAGGCCGTGGAGCGGGGCTGGGGCGGGCCGTTCGGGGCGGTGATCACGCGGGACGGGGAGATCGTCGCGCGCGGGCAGAACCGGGTGCTGCTCACCGGGGACCCCACCGCGCACGCCGAGGTCGAGGCCATCCGCGAGGCGGCCCGGCGGCTCACCCCGCACGCGCCCACCATCTCCGCCGAGCACCGCGACGAAGGCACCCTCGCCTGCGTGCCGCGCCCCGAGGGGTCCGACGACCCGCTCCCGCGCCGCGCCCGCATGCTCAAGGGCTGCGCGCTCTACGTCAGCGGCGCCCCCTGCCCGATGTGCATGAGCGCCGCCTACTGGGCGCGTCTCGACGCCGTCTACTTCAGCTGCGGTTTCGAGGCCACCCGGGAGATCGGCTTCGACGACGCCTTCCAGTACGAGGACTTCCAAAAGCCGCTGGACGAGCGGCGGATCCGCATCGAGCAGATCCATCCGGAACTGGGCGCCACGGCCTACGCGGCGTGGTCGCGCAAGCCGGACCGGCATCCGTACTGA
- a CDS encoding cupin domain-containing protein gives MAGGEVTVDQVVVAYGLRPLPVEGGWFRRTWAGPPDAAGRPAGSAILALLTGEEDGFSALHRLPVDEVWHFYRGDPLELLLLAPDGTDRLVVLGGDGPGAVVQAVAPAGTWMGARVAPAGRWSLVGTTMAPGFVPSDYQGADTSDRERLCARHPRHATRIRALCRTDAPTRMPEGDADV, from the coding sequence ATGGCGGGCGGCGAGGTGACGGTGGATCAGGTCGTCGTGGCGTACGGGCTGCGTCCGTTGCCGGTGGAGGGCGGGTGGTTCCGCCGAACGTGGGCCGGGCCGCCGGATGCCGCGGGGCGCCCGGCGGGTTCGGCGATCCTCGCCCTGCTCACCGGCGAGGAGGACGGTTTCTCGGCGTTGCACCGGCTGCCCGTCGACGAGGTGTGGCACTTCTACCGCGGCGACCCGCTGGAGCTTCTCCTGCTCGCGCCGGACGGCACCGACCGGCTGGTGGTCCTCGGCGGGGACGGCCCCGGCGCCGTGGTGCAGGCGGTGGCCCCGGCGGGCACCTGGATGGGGGCGAGGGTGGCGCCCGCGGGGCGGTGGTCGTTGGTCGGTACGACCATGGCGCCGGGCTTCGTGCCCTCCGACTACCAGGGCGCCGACACGTCGGACAGAGAGCGGCTGTGCGCCCGCCATCCACGGCACGCCACCCGGATCCGCGCCCTGTGCCGTACCGACGCCCCGACCCGCATGCCGGAAGGAGACGCCGATGTCTGA
- a CDS encoding SDR family NAD(P)-dependent oxidoreductase, giving the protein MSDPRLPDLTGRTALVTGASGGIGAGIARQFARAGAAVAVHYHHGEERARRVAAEITGAGGRARAFRADLTREADCHRLVEQAADWHGGRLDALVNNAGVQPVVPLAELTAADWHDIYRADTTSAFCCTQAAAEVMRGHGGGTITHIASVEGSRPAPGHAHYNAAKAALIMFARSAALEYGRYGIRVNSVSPGLVDRPGLAGDWPEGVARWTASAPLGRLGTPEDVGNACVFLASDAAGWITGTDLVVDGGVGARPTW; this is encoded by the coding sequence ATGTCTGACCCCCGGCTCCCCGACCTGACCGGCCGCACGGCCCTGGTCACCGGCGCCAGTGGTGGCATCGGGGCCGGAATCGCGCGGCAGTTCGCGCGGGCCGGCGCCGCCGTGGCCGTCCACTACCACCACGGCGAGGAGCGGGCCCGCCGGGTGGCCGCGGAGATCACCGGCGCGGGCGGCCGGGCCCGCGCCTTCCGGGCCGACCTGACCCGGGAAGCGGACTGCCACCGCCTGGTCGAGCAGGCCGCCGACTGGCACGGCGGACGCCTCGACGCGCTGGTCAACAACGCCGGTGTGCAGCCCGTCGTCCCGCTCGCCGAGCTGACCGCCGCCGACTGGCACGACATCTACCGGGCCGACACCACCAGCGCCTTCTGCTGCACCCAGGCCGCCGCCGAGGTGATGCGCGGGCACGGCGGCGGCACCATCACCCACATCGCCTCCGTCGAAGGCAGCCGGCCGGCCCCGGGGCACGCGCACTACAACGCCGCCAAGGCCGCGCTGATCATGTTCGCCCGTTCCGCCGCCCTGGAGTACGGCCGGTACGGCATCCGCGTCAACTCCGTCTCCCCTGGCCTGGTCGACCGGCCCGGACTCGCCGGTGACTGGCCCGAGGGCGTCGCCCGGTGGACGGCGTCGGCGCCGCTCGGCCGTCTCGGCACACCGGAGGACGTGGGCAACGCGTGCGTCTTCCTCGCCTCGGACGCCGCCGGCTGGATCACCGGTACCGACCTGGTCGTGGACGGTGGTGTCGGCGCCCGTCCCACCTGGTAG
- a CDS encoding (2Fe-2S)-binding protein, whose amino-acid sequence MRPAAPADAVAAALADVASLGGFFALTVGGPDEGWHPVRHSYADGFADLAGAVAERHGTHEARVGVSIAQLGHAARLWSPVLGCAVLHGIVPDTGGLQRADDAPALRLPRPAGWYAGRLPDAAAAIRDQVMPHLRALAAGLRTKVAPRLLAGNAASALVEAARTLLAARPALRAPLTAVTTALLDAGDLAGTGHVTGPDLAFRRRSCCLYYRAPAGAMCGDCCLAR is encoded by the coding sequence ATGCGCCCTGCCGCACCCGCCGACGCCGTCGCCGCCGCCCTGGCCGACGTCGCGTCCCTCGGCGGCTTCTTCGCCCTCACCGTGGGCGGCCCCGACGAGGGGTGGCACCCGGTCCGCCACTCCTACGCCGACGGCTTCGCCGACCTCGCCGGGGCCGTCGCCGAACGCCACGGCACCCATGAGGCACGCGTCGGCGTCTCCATCGCCCAACTCGGCCACGCCGCCCGCCTGTGGTCCCCCGTCCTCGGCTGCGCGGTGCTCCACGGCATCGTCCCGGACACCGGAGGGTTGCAGCGAGCCGACGACGCCCCGGCCCTCCGGCTGCCGCGCCCCGCCGGCTGGTACGCCGGTCGACTCCCCGATGCCGCCGCCGCGATACGTGACCAGGTGATGCCGCATCTGCGCGCCCTCGCGGCCGGTCTGCGGACCAAGGTCGCCCCGCGCCTGCTCGCCGGGAACGCCGCCTCCGCCCTCGTCGAGGCCGCCCGCACCCTGCTGGCCGCCCGCCCCGCGCTGCGCGCCCCGCTCACCGCCGTCACCACCGCGCTGCTGGACGCCGGCGACCTCGCCGGCACCGGACACGTCACCGGACCGGACCTCGCGTTCCGCCGCCGTAGCTGCTGCCTGTACTACCGCGCACCGGCCGGTGCGATGTGCGGTGACTGCTGCCTGGCACGTTGA
- a CDS encoding ABC transporter substrate-binding protein, protein MSCRRSPRPARSRRPPRAVVAAVALSLTLLTAGCGAGGASVADAPHATASPAEGFPVTVDNCGVRTTYREPPSRAVTIHQHPAELMLSLGLKDRMVGTSFPDSAVLPELRKDYASVPQLARKAPSFETVLDADPDFVYGGYASAFAEHEGRSREAFADAGINTYLNREYCGKGRVTMEDTYEEIRTIGRVFGVSDRAERLVARLRGRVGKAVTAVRCRPDVPVFVYDSGDKAAFTAGRGSLGTELIRLAGGRNVFGDLDDVFGDVSWEQVVARRPEVIVVHDYGGARDVERKKAFLLSRPALADVPAIRNKRFVTVPLTATLVGVRSAYAVEDLARGLHPESFR, encoded by the coding sequence ATGTCATGCCGCCGTTCCCCCCGCCCGGCCCGGTCGCGCCGCCCGCCGCGCGCCGTGGTGGCCGCGGTCGCCCTGTCCCTCACGCTGCTGACCGCCGGCTGCGGCGCGGGCGGCGCCTCCGTCGCGGACGCCCCGCACGCCACCGCGTCACCGGCCGAGGGCTTCCCGGTCACCGTCGACAACTGCGGTGTGCGCACCACGTACCGCGAGCCGCCCTCCCGGGCCGTCACCATCCACCAGCACCCGGCCGAGCTGATGCTCTCCCTCGGCCTGAAGGACCGCATGGTGGGCACCTCGTTCCCCGACTCGGCGGTGCTGCCCGAGCTGAGGAAGGACTACGCGTCCGTACCCCAACTGGCCAGGAAGGCACCGTCGTTCGAGACCGTTCTCGACGCCGACCCCGACTTCGTCTACGGCGGCTACGCCAGCGCCTTCGCCGAGCACGAGGGCCGTTCCCGCGAGGCGTTCGCCGACGCGGGGATCAACACGTACCTCAACCGCGAATACTGCGGCAAGGGACGGGTGACGATGGAGGACACCTACGAGGAGATCCGCACCATCGGCCGCGTCTTCGGCGTGTCCGACCGGGCCGAACGGCTGGTGGCGCGGCTGCGGGGCCGGGTCGGCAAGGCGGTGACCGCGGTGCGGTGCCGTCCCGACGTGCCGGTCTTCGTGTACGACAGCGGTGACAAGGCGGCCTTCACAGCGGGCCGCGGGAGCCTCGGCACCGAGCTGATCCGGCTGGCCGGCGGCCGGAACGTCTTCGGCGACCTCGACGATGTCTTCGGTGACGTCTCCTGGGAGCAGGTGGTGGCACGCAGGCCGGAGGTCATCGTCGTCCACGACTACGGCGGTGCCCGCGACGTCGAGCGGAAGAAGGCGTTCCTGCTCTCCCGGCCCGCCCTGGCCGACGTCCCGGCGATCAGGAACAAACGGTTCGTCACCGTGCCGTTGACCGCGACGCTGGTGGGCGTGCGGTCGGCGTACGCGGTGGAGGACCTGGCGCGCGGGCTGCACCCGGAGAGTTTCCGGTGA
- a CDS encoding FecCD family ABC transporter permease yields MTAVAARAEETAPRRRRPGRVRLAVVLVVLALLLAASVTAGLAVGSVRVPPGQVWAIVTHALGADRADREWSRARETIVLQVRAPRVLLGAVTGAGLAVVGTAMQALVRNPLAEPYLLGVSSGASLGAVAVIVFGVGLFGPVSLSVVAFAGALGALFLVYATARTGGRITSVRLVLSGVAVAAVLTAVTDLLLLTTDRGNEARAVLAWTLGGLGGVSWGTLWLPGAALLLGVGVLMARARQLNLLLAGEEAAAMMGLDVARFRGRMFVLLSLVTGVLVAAAGPIGFVGLMLPHVVRLFVGGDHRRVLPTAALAGAVFLGWADIAARTVAAPTEIPVGVVTALCGGPFFLWLMRRDARRGQDGGAG; encoded by the coding sequence GTGACGGCGGTCGCGGCCCGGGCCGAGGAGACCGCACCGCGTCGGCGTCGTCCGGGCCGGGTCCGGCTCGCCGTCGTCCTGGTGGTGCTCGCGCTCCTGCTGGCCGCCTCCGTCACGGCCGGCCTCGCCGTCGGCTCGGTGCGGGTGCCACCCGGGCAGGTGTGGGCCATCGTGACGCACGCGCTGGGCGCCGACCGGGCGGACCGGGAGTGGTCCCGGGCGCGGGAGACGATCGTCCTCCAGGTGCGGGCGCCGCGGGTGCTGCTCGGGGCGGTGACGGGCGCGGGGCTGGCGGTGGTGGGCACCGCCATGCAGGCGCTGGTGCGCAATCCGCTGGCGGAGCCGTATCTGCTGGGGGTCTCCTCGGGGGCGTCGCTGGGCGCGGTGGCGGTGATCGTCTTCGGGGTCGGCCTGTTCGGGCCGGTGTCGTTGTCGGTGGTGGCGTTCGCGGGTGCGCTGGGGGCGCTCTTCCTGGTGTACGCGACCGCGCGCACCGGTGGCCGCATCACCTCGGTGCGGCTGGTGCTCTCCGGGGTGGCGGTGGCGGCGGTGCTCACCGCGGTGACGGATCTGCTGCTGCTGACGACCGACCGGGGCAACGAGGCGCGGGCGGTGCTCGCCTGGACCCTCGGTGGCCTCGGCGGGGTGAGTTGGGGCACGTTGTGGTTGCCGGGTGCGGCGTTGCTGCTCGGTGTCGGCGTCCTGATGGCGCGGGCACGCCAGTTGAACCTGCTGCTCGCCGGGGAGGAGGCCGCCGCGATGATGGGGCTGGACGTCGCCCGGTTCCGGGGGCGGATGTTCGTCCTGTTGTCGCTGGTCACCGGGGTGCTGGTGGCGGCGGCCGGGCCGATCGGGTTCGTCGGCCTGATGCTGCCGCACGTGGTGCGCCTCTTCGTGGGCGGGGACCACCGGCGCGTCCTGCCGACCGCCGCGCTGGCCGGAGCGGTCTTCCTGGGCTGGGCCGACATCGCCGCGCGGACGGTGGCGGCGCCGACGGAGATACCGGTCGGGGTGGTGACGGCGCTGTGCGGCGGGCCGTTCTTCCTGTGGCTGATGCGCCGGGACGCCCGGCGGGGGCAGGACGGGGGTGCGGGGTGA
- a CDS encoding ABC transporter ATP-binding protein, with product MSAAELAVDEVTLTAGARCLVRDVSVHARPGEVVGLVGPNGSGKTSLLRAVYRVLRPDAGQVRLDGADAWSLPVRKLAVTVAAVVQEPGADFNLTAREVVAMGRTPHKRLLAGDTAEDHALVASALAAVDATALADRPFDRLSGGERQRVLIARALAQRPRLLVLDEPTNHLDIRHQLDVLGLLRRLPATVLVALHDLNLAAYYCDRLYVLRDGEVTASGPPADVLTADLLREVYGVAGEVVVHPRTNAPHVTFLPADEPPAP from the coding sequence GTGAGCGCGGCCGAACTCGCCGTGGACGAGGTCACGTTGACCGCCGGGGCACGGTGCCTGGTGCGGGACGTCAGCGTCCACGCCCGCCCCGGTGAGGTGGTCGGCCTGGTCGGACCGAACGGCAGCGGCAAGACCAGTTTGCTGCGTGCCGTCTACCGGGTGCTGCGTCCGGACGCCGGTCAGGTGCGTCTCGACGGGGCCGACGCGTGGTCGTTGCCGGTGCGGAAGCTGGCCGTGACCGTGGCCGCGGTGGTGCAGGAGCCGGGGGCCGACTTCAATCTGACGGCACGTGAGGTCGTCGCCATGGGGCGGACCCCGCACAAGCGGCTGCTCGCCGGTGACACCGCCGAGGACCACGCGCTCGTCGCCTCCGCCCTGGCCGCCGTGGACGCCACCGCGCTGGCCGACCGTCCCTTCGACCGGCTCTCCGGCGGTGAACGCCAACGCGTCCTGATCGCCCGCGCCCTCGCCCAGCGACCCCGGCTGCTGGTGCTGGACGAACCCACCAACCACCTCGACATCCGGCACCAGTTGGACGTCCTCGGCCTGCTGCGCCGGCTGCCCGCCACCGTGCTGGTGGCCCTGCACGACCTCAACCTGGCCGCCTACTACTGCGACCGCCTCTACGTCCTGCGGGACGGCGAGGTCACCGCCTCCGGCCCGCCCGCCGACGTGCTCACCGCGGACCTCCTGCGCGAGGTGTACGGCGTGGCCGGCGAGGTCGTCGTCCACCCCCGCACCAACGCCCCGCACGTGACCTTTCTCCCGGCGGACGAGCCTCCGGCACCGTGA
- a CDS encoding amidohydrolase family protein, whose product MPAAHPSRRTVLTNARVFDGHRVGEPSTVVIDGDRIGTDPFGGEVVDAAGAVLLPGLIDAHIHVSGEADLRELRASGVTTGLVMASWPPALVNSLRGRPGLPDLRTAGTPAIGPAGGHARMPGIPRDAVVTTPARARSFVAARVAEGADYIKVVAERGSPEGPDQPTLDALVDAAHRHGRLVVAHATTTGAYAMAIDAGADVLTHAPLDRALDAAAVSRLARDRRIVVPTLTMMEGVAERAGAGRDHRAARATVHALHHAGVPVLAGTDANSAPGAPAAVPHGTSLHHELELLVNAGLTPLDALRAATCLPARHFGLGDRGSVTPGLRADLLLIDGDPLADITATRAVRRVWCAGVEAGP is encoded by the coding sequence ATGCCTGCTGCTCACCCCTCCCGCAGGACCGTGCTGACCAACGCCCGGGTCTTCGACGGCCACCGCGTGGGCGAACCCTCGACGGTGGTCATCGACGGCGACCGCATCGGCACCGACCCCTTCGGCGGCGAGGTCGTGGACGCCGCCGGGGCCGTCCTGCTGCCCGGGCTGATCGACGCCCACATCCACGTGTCGGGCGAGGCCGACCTGCGGGAGCTGCGGGCGTCCGGGGTCACCACCGGGCTGGTGATGGCCTCCTGGCCGCCCGCCCTGGTGAACTCCCTGCGCGGCAGGCCGGGGTTGCCCGACCTGCGTACCGCGGGCACACCCGCGATAGGCCCGGCGGGCGGCCACGCGCGGATGCCCGGCATCCCCCGCGACGCCGTCGTGACCACACCCGCGCGGGCCCGCTCCTTCGTGGCCGCGCGGGTGGCCGAGGGGGCCGACTACATCAAGGTCGTCGCGGAACGCGGCAGCCCCGAGGGCCCCGACCAACCGACGCTCGACGCGCTGGTGGACGCCGCCCACCGGCACGGCAGGCTCGTCGTCGCCCACGCGACCACCACCGGGGCCTACGCCATGGCGATCGACGCCGGCGCCGACGTCCTGACCCACGCGCCGCTCGACCGGGCCCTGGACGCGGCGGCGGTCTCCCGCCTGGCCCGCGACCGGCGGATCGTCGTCCCCACCCTCACCATGATGGAAGGCGTCGCCGAACGGGCCGGCGCCGGCCGCGACCACCGGGCGGCCCGCGCCACCGTCCACGCGCTCCACCACGCGGGCGTCCCCGTCCTCGCCGGCACCGACGCCAACTCCGCCCCCGGCGCGCCCGCGGCCGTCCCGCACGGGACGAGCCTCCACCACGAACTCGAACTCCTCGTCAACGCCGGACTCACCCCCCTCGACGCGCTCCGCGCCGCCACCTGCCTGCCCGCCCGCCACTTCGGACTCGGTGACCGCGGATCCGTCACGCCGGGACTCCGCGCCGACCTGCTGCTGATCGACGGCGACCCGCTGGCCGACATCACCGCCACCCGGGCCGTGCGGCGCGTATGGTGCGCGGGCGTGGAAGCCGGCCCGTGA
- a CDS encoding TetR/AcrR family transcriptional regulator, with protein MSSSPARPAAPAGPKGPRRRGASLTRAIHLATLTELAENGFDKLSFDKIASAAGTGKASLYRRWSTPAELVLAALTDPVCGFGDAAEPRTGTLRGDLTALLNGFARTLEHQPHGRALLPLITQRPRHPELYAEVRRLVIEPRQRWITALLREAAERGEADPGAVTPLVAAVGPRLVVAALLDHGTVGPVEVDAIVDEVLLPVLTARGR; from the coding sequence ATGTCCTCCTCGCCCGCCCGCCCCGCAGCCCCGGCCGGGCCGAAGGGGCCGCGCCGCCGCGGCGCGTCCCTGACCCGCGCGATCCACCTGGCGACGCTGACGGAGCTGGCGGAGAACGGCTTCGACAAGCTGAGCTTCGACAAGATCGCGTCCGCCGCGGGGACCGGTAAGGCGTCGTTGTACCGGCGGTGGTCCACCCCGGCCGAGCTGGTGCTCGCGGCGCTGACCGATCCGGTGTGCGGCTTCGGCGACGCCGCCGAACCGCGCACCGGGACGCTGCGGGGCGATCTGACCGCCTTGCTGAACGGGTTCGCGCGCACCCTGGAGCACCAGCCGCACGGCCGCGCGCTGTTGCCGCTCATCACGCAACGCCCGCGCCACCCCGAGCTGTACGCCGAGGTCCGCCGCCTGGTCATCGAGCCGCGCCAGCGGTGGATCACCGCCCTGCTGCGGGAGGCCGCCGAGCGCGGTGAGGCCGATCCGGGCGCCGTGACGCCATTGGTGGCGGCGGTCGGCCCGCGGCTCGTCGTCGCCGCGCTGCTGGACCACGGCACGGTCGGTCCGGTGGAGGTGGACGCCATCGTGGACGAGGTGCTGCTGCCCGTCCTGACCGCCCGCGGACGCTGA
- a CDS encoding helix-turn-helix transcriptional regulator, whose amino-acid sequence MGHDRPAPADAVPPQRLRHLAQLRRVRDRIDREYAQPLDVEALARGVHMSAGHLSREFRLAYGESPYAYLMTRRIERAMALLRRGDLSVTEVCFTVGCASLGTFSTRFTELVGMAPSAYRRQAAQDAAAEAPPCLTKQVTRPIRKR is encoded by the coding sequence ATGGGACACGACCGCCCGGCCCCGGCCGACGCCGTTCCGCCGCAGCGGCTGCGTCACCTCGCCCAGTTGCGCCGGGTGCGCGACCGGATCGACCGGGAGTACGCGCAGCCGCTGGACGTGGAGGCGCTCGCCCGCGGGGTGCACATGTCGGCCGGGCACCTCAGCCGGGAGTTCCGGCTCGCCTACGGTGAGTCGCCGTACGCGTACCTGATGACGCGGCGCATCGAGCGGGCGATGGCGCTGCTGCGCCGTGGCGATCTCAGCGTCACCGAGGTGTGCTTCACGGTCGGCTGCGCGTCGCTGGGCACGTTCAGTACGCGCTTCACCGAGCTGGTCGGCATGGCACCGAGCGCGTACCGGCGCCAGGCGGCACAGGACGCCGCCGCGGAGGCGCCGCCGTGCCTGACGAAGCAAGTGACCAGGCCGATCCGGAAGCGGTAG
- a CDS encoding proline racemase family protein, protein MRTRHVFHAVDSHTEGMPTRVITGGVGVIPGATMAERRLHFIDHLDHLRTLLMYEPRGHAAMSGAVLQPPTRPDADYGVLFIEVSGLLPMCGHGTLGVATVLVETGMVAVTEPVTTVRLDTPAGLVRVAVRVEGGAAKAATLTNVPAFCAALDREAEVPGYGTVTYDLAFGGNFYAFVRLDALGLPFDRARKDELLAAGLAVMDAVNASPDRPVHPERPEISGVKHVYLAAPGSNAHHSRHAMAIHPGWFDRSPCGTGTSARMAQLHARGELPLHRDFVNESFIGTRFTGRLVGRTEVGGVPAVVPEITGRAWITGTAQYFLDPDDPFPAGFLL, encoded by the coding sequence TTGCGTACCCGCCATGTCTTCCACGCCGTCGACTCGCACACCGAGGGCATGCCCACCCGCGTCATCACCGGCGGCGTCGGCGTCATCCCCGGCGCCACCATGGCCGAACGCCGGCTCCACTTCATCGACCACCTCGACCACCTGCGCACCCTGCTGATGTACGAACCCCGCGGCCACGCCGCCATGAGCGGCGCCGTCCTCCAGCCCCCGACCCGCCCCGACGCCGACTACGGGGTGCTCTTCATCGAGGTGTCCGGCCTGCTGCCGATGTGCGGACACGGCACCCTGGGGGTCGCCACCGTGCTGGTGGAGACCGGCATGGTGGCCGTCACCGAGCCGGTCACCACCGTCCGGCTGGACACCCCGGCCGGGCTGGTCCGGGTCGCGGTACGCGTCGAGGGCGGCGCCGCGAAGGCGGCCACCCTCACCAACGTCCCCGCGTTCTGCGCCGCGTTGGACCGTGAGGCCGAGGTGCCCGGGTACGGGACGGTCACCTACGACCTGGCGTTCGGCGGCAACTTCTACGCCTTCGTCCGGCTCGACGCCCTGGGGCTGCCGTTCGACCGGGCGCGCAAGGACGAGCTGCTGGCCGCCGGCCTCGCCGTGATGGACGCGGTCAACGCCTCGCCCGACCGGCCCGTCCACCCCGAGCGCCCCGAGATCAGCGGGGTCAAACACGTCTACCTGGCCGCCCCCGGCTCAAACGCGCACCACTCCCGGCACGCCATGGCCATCCACCCCGGCTGGTTCGACCGCTCGCCGTGCGGCACCGGGACCTCCGCCCGGATGGCACAGCTGCACGCCAGGGGTGAGCTGCCGCTCCACCGCGACTTCGTCAACGAGTCGTTCATCGGCACCCGGTTCACCGGGCGGCTGGTCGGGCGCACCGAGGTCGGCGGGGTGCCCGCGGTCGTCCCGGAGATCACCGGCCGCGCCTGGATCACCGGCACCGCCCAGTACTTCCTCGACCCGGACGACCCGTTCCCCGCGGGCTTCCTGTTGTGA
- a CDS encoding dihydrodipicolinate synthase family protein produces the protein MTTTWTPERPWRGIMTATALPLRADLTVDHDAYAEHVRRLLDSGCDGVVPNGSLGEYQTLTERERARVVRTAVEAAGDGARVMPGVSAYGSAESRRWAEQAAEAGCGSVLLLPPNGYRADETSVRAHFAEVAAAGLPVVAYNNPVDTKVDLTPGLLAALHGDGGVVAVKEFSGDVRRAYAIAELAPELDLLIGADDVLLELAIAGAVGWVAGYANAFPATCAALYHAAVAGDLGTALPLYRSLHPLLRWDSRTEFVQAIKFSMDLLGLPGGPVRPPRTPLPPRAADAVRAATEKAAADGHH, from the coding sequence ATGACCACCACCTGGACCCCCGAGCGCCCCTGGCGCGGCATCATGACCGCCACCGCGCTGCCGCTGCGCGCCGACCTGACCGTCGACCACGACGCCTACGCCGAACACGTCCGCCGCCTGCTCGACAGCGGCTGCGACGGCGTGGTCCCCAACGGCTCCCTCGGCGAATACCAGACCCTGACCGAGCGGGAACGGGCCCGCGTCGTGCGCACCGCCGTCGAAGCCGCCGGGGACGGCGCCCGGGTGATGCCCGGCGTCTCCGCCTACGGCAGCGCCGAATCCCGCCGCTGGGCCGAACAGGCCGCCGAGGCCGGCTGCGGCAGCGTGCTGCTGCTGCCCCCCAACGGCTACCGGGCCGACGAGACCTCGGTGCGCGCCCACTTCGCCGAGGTCGCCGCGGCGGGGCTGCCCGTGGTCGCCTACAACAACCCCGTCGACACCAAGGTCGACCTGACCCCCGGCCTCCTCGCCGCACTGCACGGCGACGGCGGCGTGGTGGCCGTCAAGGAGTTCAGCGGCGACGTGCGCCGCGCCTACGCCATCGCCGAACTCGCCCCGGAGCTCGACCTGTTGATCGGCGCCGACGACGTCCTGCTGGAACTGGCGATCGCCGGCGCCGTTGGATGGGTCGCCGGATACGCCAACGCCTTCCCGGCCACCTGCGCCGCGCTCTACCACGCCGCCGTCGCCGGCGACCTCGGCACCGCGCTGCCGCTCTACCGCTCGCTGCACCCGCTGCTGCGCTGGGACTCCCGCACGGAGTTCGTCCAGGCCATCAAGTTCTCCATGGACCTCCTCGGCCTGCCCGGCGGCCCCGTCCGGCCGCCGCGCACCCCGCTCCCCCCACGGGCCGCCGACGCGGTCCGCGCCGCCACCGAGAAGGCCGCCGCGGACGGCCACCACTGA